The Podospora pseudocomata strain CBS 415.72m chromosome 1 map unlocalized CBS415.72m_1, whole genome shotgun sequence genome has a segment encoding these proteins:
- the OPT8_1 gene encoding OPT superfamily (EggNog:ENOG503NVY1; COG:S) codes for MDIAQPDDEENQNHTTPHFTWRAVLAGLIIGFFINLSNTYYGLRIGAASQMSIVSALLGFVTFQFLQRYLRISLNPSENSLLLSVSTSVGCMPVAAGFINVIPALEFLLSSEEKGPLLLSAKSLIVWSIGLCSFGLLFAAVFRDHFVVQEKLPWPGAKRAANLINSLYHQNPQPSMGHQSARDEANRQPDNEEDTDHSSFAREEQALLTPQPTIDGFRWDRGMQSLFRGTLLSWGLGMIVYFVPVLREIPVFGRTASKNWLWSVDLSPGFFGQGMMTGPTVPLHTMMGAVAGWGTLSPYAKKQGWAPGNVDDWENGARGWIIWVALASLLADAFVKLGWFTWREVVHFSDDTAIMDGENENEINTGHNYPSSIIGRRRLIFYFLVSAIICAVSVHATFGSVVPWYYTGLALTLALPTAVVGIRSIAETDHNPECALVSHLVFGTFLSSSNPNAILIDLFSAAISQAGASQSGDISHNFRIGQLVGSSPKVQLHGHIIGSILGALISCGAYRLYASQHSIPGPLFRIPAAFLFINTARVAIGHGLPEGVAPFAIGAAVFSGMSTIVKMRYANRWWQTFIPTGVSFAIGIYNTPSFTITRIMGAVFYWACANFGREKGRKNNDLLVLASGLVLGESVASLTGLVSTMMFKRFGGH; via the exons ATGGATATTGCCCAACCTGACGACGAAGAGAACCAAAACCATACAACTCCACATTTCACATGGCGCGCCGTCCTAGCTGGACTCATAATTGGTTTTTTCATCAATCTTTCCAACACTTATTATGGCCTGCGAATCGGTGCCGCCAGCCAGATGTCGATCGTTTCGGCGCTCCTCGGCTTCGTCACTTTTCAATTCCTACAGCGTTATCTTCGAATTTCTCTTAACCCCTCAGAAAATTCCCTGCTTCTCAGTGTCTCCACATCCGTAGGGTGCATGCCCGTCGCAGCTGGCTTCATCAACGTCATTCCGGCGCTAGAGTTTCTGCTCAGCTCAGAAGAGAAGGGACCACTTCTACTAAGCGCCAAAAGTCTCATTGTGTGGTCTATTGGGCTTTGCTCCTTTGGTCTCCTATTTGCTGCCGTATTTCGCGACCATTTTGTCGTGCAAGAAAAATTGCCGTGGCCTGGGGCAAAACGTGCAGCCAATCTCATCAACTCACTTTATCACCAGAATCCGCAGCCGAGCATGGGCCACCAAAGCGCCAGAGACGAGGCAAATAGACAGCCCGACAACGAAGAAGACACAGATCACAGCAGTTTTGCTAGAGAGGAGCAAGCACTTCtcactccccaacccactATCGATGGGTTTCGGTGGGATCGTGGCATGCAAAGCCTCTTCCGAGGAACTCTCCTCTCCTGGGGCCTTGGTATGATTGTTTACTTTGTTCCGGTCTTGCGCGAGATCCCAGTCTTTGGGCGCACTGCGTCCAAGAACTGGTTGTGGTCTGTTGATCTCTCTCCGGGATTTTTTGGCCAGGGCATGATGACAGGTCCTACCGTTCCGCTACATACGATGATGGGTGCCGTTGCTGGCTGGGGAACTTTGTCACCGTATGCAAAGAAACAAGGTTGGGCCCCGGGCAATGTTGATGACTGGGAAAACGGAGCAAGGGGCTGGATAATCTGGGTCGCTCTGGCCTCGCTACTTGCTGACGCATTCGTCAAACTCGGGTGGTTTACCTGGCGGGAAGTTGTCCATTTTAGCGACGACACAGCAATTATGGATGGAGAAAATGAAAATGAGATCAACACCGGCCATAATTACCCATCATCGATAATCGGAAGAAGACGGTTGATTTTCTACTTCTTGGTGTCGGCTATAATCTGTGCAGTAAGTGTGCATGCTACTTTTGGCTCTGTCGTGCCATGGTACTACACTGGTTTGGCTCTCACTTTGGCCCTTCCTACAGCGGTAGTCGGGATCAGGTCTATTGCAGAAACTGACCACAACCCCGAATGCGCTTTAG TATCACACCTTGTATTTGGGACATTTCTATCCTCTTCGAATCCTAACGCAATCCTCATCGACCTCTTCTCTGCAGCAATCTCACAGGCTGGTGCAAGCCAGTCAGGAGACATCTCCCATAACTTCAGGATTGGACAGCTTGTTGGATCAAGCCCAAAAGTTCAGCTTCATGGACACATAATTGGGTCAATTCTTGGCGCGCTCATCTCGTGTGGTGCCTACAGATTGTACGCGTCGCAACATTCGATTCCAGGGCCCCTATTCAGAATCCCTGCTGCATTTCTATTCATAAACACGGCAAGAGTGGCGATAGGCCATGGTCTTCCAGAAGGTGTCGCCCCATTCGCAATAGGGGCAGCAGTGTTCTCTGGCATGAGCACCATCGTCAAGATGAGATATGCAAATCGGTGGTGGCAGACGTTTATTCCCACGGGTGTTTCCTTTGCAATCG GGATTTACAACACGCCATCCTTCACGATCACCCGCATAATGGGGGCTGTGTTCTACTGGGCATGTGCAAATTTCGGGCGTGAAAAGGGAAGGAAGAACAATGATTTGCTCGTGCTCGCCAGTGGGCTTGTTTTGGGCGAGTCCGTCGCGAGCCTCACAGGTCTTGTTTCTACGATGATGTTTAAAAGGTTTGGTGGGCACTAA
- a CDS encoding uncharacterized protein (EggNog:ENOG503P4RH; COG:S), whose amino-acid sequence MADIKPDTSTAQPRPSNEEPTASPQQQQQEPEQTGETVPSKTPESAEPVVSPSEVVTSSPAEPKGKNTEEEASPLSQPPLGKTALTAAPARDDDSLSIEPTAALPPAAISDSVSPSSPVCTITLLLPTGARHPYKIDEKYLSKRGVDIPEYLEGGGVKDPFSISVYKLKELILREWRDEWEGRPASPTSIRLIHFGKLLDDKEPLKKYQLSKDAPNVVHMSVRPAEMMEEDEGAKGGKASSREGRTREGGGGCCVIL is encoded by the exons ATGGCCGACATCAAGCCAGACACGAGCACCGCACAGCCGCGACCGTCGAATGAGGAGCCAACAGCCtctccacaacaacaacaacaagagccGGAACAGACGGGAGAGACCGTGCCGTCAAAGACACCAGAGAGCGCTGAACCAGTAGTATCTCCATCCGAGGTGGTGACAAGCTCACCTGCCGAACCGAAAGGAAAGAacacggaggaggaagcctcGCCATTatcacaaccacccctcgGCAAGACAGCTCTGACCGCTGCGCCAGCAAGAGATGATGACTCCCTTTCAATAGAGCCTACAGCCGCTCTGCCTCCCGCGGCCATATCCGATTCTGTTTCGCCGTCTTCCCCGGTCTGCACCATCACGCTGCTGCTCCCTACCGGTGCGCGACACCCGTACAAGATCGACGAGAAGTACCTCTCGAAGCGGGGTGTTGATATTCCAGAATATCtcgagggtgggggggtcaAGGACCCGTTCAGTATATCAGTGtacaagctcaaggagctgatcttgagggagtggagggacGAGTGGGAGGGCAGGCCGGCGAGTCCAACCAGTATCAGGTTGATTCATTTCGGAAAGTTATTGGACGATAAGGAGCCGTTGAAGA AATACCAACTGAGCAAAGATGCCCCCAACGTTGTGCACATGTCGGTACGGCCAgcagagatgatggaggaagacgagggcGCCAAAGGTGGGAAAGCCAGCTCCCGTGAGGGCAGGACAAgggagggcgggggcggcTGCTGTGTAATTCTATGA
- a CDS encoding uncharacterized protein (COG:Z; EggNog:ENOG503NY7X) has product MATSRPPQNLFQVYLRLRPHNNSASTSGERFLSVEEPDENSDAPRHITLNPPNDRRRAIEKFAFTQVFEEDASQLDVFHCTGVANLVEGVLAPYGGEGTDALLATLGVTGSGKSHTILGSKSQRGMIQLALDVIFRSLSDNLLDCSSYPPLEQSITNSDPSEALIFSAHNFLDSVYADAHATFKSSSSRAPTPMLSESVGPSSNQHRRMNRSVAFPQQPDISALSVSCDPSSEYAVVVSMYEVYNDRIFDLLTPPAKSAATKEYRRRPLLFKPTETSPDRKIVAGLRKVICGDLQQALLVLEAGLHERRVTGTSSNSVSSRSHGFFCVEVKKRTRASRKHGDLPWGGSTLTIVDLAGSERARDAKTAGATLAEAGKINESLMYLGQCLQMQSDATTKDKPNLVPFRQCKLTELLFSNCFPSASSFSSARHRNPQKAVMIVTADPHGDYNATSQILRYSALAREVTVPRVPSITQTTLSAPAPPASPPPLGQLGSPPVHHRSFFAPPGSSSSNQPQHGGLLSSPNIQRAFSPLSGSSPSGDAHRSTMEAAALEIARLSEELEYLRQALESERSAREEAEAHLLSMEDRMIELEQAIREDCTNEFEQRLEIEMARWKTTMQIEMERGEEHWGRKIEVFERSLAVAPLSLPSTQPQSDYEEVDGEDNDKENILMEDMEQENERLKRENEILRREVAGMSPSKRRPLGERSGLGVAGEESRGGSPRPTRKDREKDREVTLRQKLENLRMDDSSSESQRPPSAQQQSRHSSPKKMKRLQTKRWNEIDDDDMF; this is encoded by the exons ATGGCCACGTCAAGACCACCGCAGAATCTCTTCCAGGTTTATCTGCGACTTCGCCCACACAACAATAGCGCGTCGACCAGTGGGGAAAGATTTCTGTCTGTCGAGGAGCCCGACGAGAACAGCGACGCGCCGAGACATATCACTCTAAACCCCCCCAATGATCGACGGCGTGCCATCGAGAAGTTCGCATTCACCCaggtgtttgaggaggatgccTCTCAACTGGATGTCTTCCATTGCACCGGCGTCGCAAATCTCGTCGAAGGCGTGCTTGCTCCCTATGGCGGCGAGGGGACTGATGCTCTGCTTGCGACGCTGGGCGTCACTGGGTCAGGCAAG TCGCATACCATTCTTGGCTCAAAGTCCCAGCGCGGGATGATCCAGCTCGCCCTCGATGTCATCTTCCGATCTCTTAGCGACAATCTGCTTGACTGCAGCTCTTACCCTCCCCTCGAACAGTCGATCACCAACTCTGATCCTTCCGAAGCTCTCATCTTTTCTGCCCACAACTTCCTCGACAGTGTGTACGCGGATGCGCACGCCACCTTTAAGAGTAGCAGCTCCAGAGCACCTACGCCTATGCTA AGCGAATCCGTTGGACCGAGTTCGAACCAACACCGACGCATGAACCGCTCCGTCGCGTTCCCGCAGCAGCCTGATATAAGCGCCCTATCTGTTTCATGCGATCCGTCGTCCGAATATGCCGTGGTGGTTTCCATGTACGAAGTCTACAACGATCGCATCTTTGATCTCTTGACCCCTCCCGCCAAGTCGGCCGCAACGAAAGAATATCGCCGACGACCGCTCCTGTTCAAGCCGACAGAGACATCCCCTGATCGCAAGATTGTTGCAGGACTTCGAAAGGTTATATGTGGGGATTTGCAGCAGGCCTTGCTGGTGCTTGAAGCTGGTTTACATGAGCGGAGAGTGACAGGAacaagcagcaacagcgtTAGCTCGCGAAGCCATGGCTTCTTTTGCGTAGAAGTGAAAAAGCGCACCCGGGCCAGCCGCAAGCATGGCGATCTTCCCTGGGGCGGCAGCACTCTCACCATTGTCGATCTTGCTGGAAGCGAAAGGGCGAGAGATGCCAAAACCGCGGGCGCGACACTGGCAGAAGCCGGCAAGATCAACGAAAGCTTGATGTATCTGGGCCAATGCTTGCAGATGCAGAGCGATGCCACGACCAAGGACAAGCCAAATCTTGTCCCATTCCGTCAGTGCAAGCTGACTGAGTTGCTGTTCTCCAATTGTTTCCCGTCGGCCTCATCCTTTTCGTCAGCCCGCCATCGAAATCCTCAGAAGGCTGTCATGATCGTTACCGCCGACCCTCACGGCGACTACAATGCAACGTCTCAGATCCTTCGATATTCCGCCCTGGCGAGGGAAGTTACCGTCCCGCGCGTCCCCAGCATAACACAAACCACGTTGTCGGCCCCGGCGCCTCCTGccagcccaccccccctgGGACAACTAGGCTCACCACCTGTCCACCATCGCAGCTTTTTTGCTCCTCCCggatcatcttcttccaacCAACCGCAGCACGGTGGCCTGTTATCATCCCCCAATATCCAGCGAGCATTCTCGCCTCTGTCTGGCTCTAGCCCCAGCGGAGACGCCCACCGCAGCACTATGGAGGCCGCGGCGCTCGAGATTGCCCGTCTCTCCGAAGAGTTGGAGTATCTTCGTCAAGCGCTCGAGTCAGAACGCTCAGCGCGCGAAGAAGCCGAGGCACATTTGCTCAGCATGGAGGACCGTATGATTGAGCTCGAGCAAGCTATTCGTGAGGACTGCACCAACGAGTTTGAGCAGCGCCTCGAGATTGAGATGGCAAGGTGGAAGACGACGATGCAAATCGAGATGGAACGAGGCGAGGAGCACTGGGGACGGAAGATTGAAGTTTTCGAGAGGAGCCTAGCTGTCGCGCCTTTATCGTTGCCGTCAACCCAGCCGCAGAGCGATTACGAGGAGGTCGACGGGGAAGACAACGACAAGGAAAATATTCTCATGGAGGACATGGAACAGGAGAACGAGAGACTCAAGAGGGAGAACGAAATTCTCAGAAGAGAGGTAGCTGGGATGAGCCCAAGCAAGAGGAGGCCGTTGGGTGAGAGATCAGGACTCGGTGTTGCCGGTGAGGAGAGCAGAGGTGGCAGTCCGAGACCCACAAGAAAAGACAGGGAAAAAGACAGGGAGGTGACATTGAGGCAGAAATTGGAGAATCTTAGGATGGATGATTCATCTTCTGAATCTCAGCGGCCGCCGTCTGCACAGCAACAAAGTAGGCACAGCAGtcccaagaagatgaagaggttACAGACCAAGAGATGGAACGAAATCGATGATGACGATATGTTTTAG
- a CDS encoding uncharacterized protein (EggNog:ENOG503P0XK), with amino-acid sequence MSRNIHQKYPSAPRIKLVNKKPRRPSVTSSESSLNLSDDEGYSGVEDVSESDNELDEDDVVAAEEEHLITNMARNRLLKTPRPLDEENDADEEDEDEEDELEEEEAIDDEDANDDEDDDDDSVSWQGLSPPKEFEDAMWPESELPDVTPVKRHVRFAGIDSDSDNTESDLSESDDGKQFFPDIFVDQNALDPRFRREIENDDGSDTDGSYWDFNGSTQDVFVETSDVEFDNGGLHGTPMPTPRVIPPLNILPTPLTAFSTESPELDGYETDGDTTEEDIPEPVVRKKQVRRPVSVETSDSETPRPNRHVRGKPRLARFDLDGDSDKPVGVINPKTGKMMIFTRQKADRLELAPESYDLNFAQDDLSACSPMMANSALIMLGVMDANTLGDYFATQPFGPSEAFFPCSDAFTGEETDESEYYPALEDEGEDALRIEDFIEFREDNESDQENEDEDNAGDWSNDPNSSPTWPKTSASMSTTNTDYYVKDVHPLLTHFEMNSNAVGAFRRNQVNQQLINSEVATQESLAFSGPYHIGTLRGIKSGSMETVTTPITPVRRQKRNSMVGLDGPLDYSPGSPLNHVSQKRKAPDTVADDNLHKRHRSISDMEILQL; translated from the exons ATGTCTCGAAACATTCACCAAAAATATCCCTCTGCGCCTCGCATCAAGCTCGTCAACAAGAAGCCGCGCAGGCCCTCCGTCACTTCGAGCGAGTCGtctctcaacctctccgaCGACGAAGGTTATTCCGGCGTCGAAGACGTCAGCGAATCTGACAATGAactcgacgaggacgatgtggttgcggccgaggaggagcatcTGATCACCAATATGGCTAGGAATCGCCTGTTGAAAACCCCTCGGCCGCTCGACGAAGAGAATGAcgctgatgaagaagacgaagacgaggaggacgagctcgaagaagaggaagccattgacgacgaagatgccaatgatgacgaggacgacgatgacgacagTGTTAGTTGGCAGGGCttgtcaccaccaaaagagtttgaggatgcCATGTGGCCCGAGTCTGAACTGCCGGATGTCACGCCGGTTAAGCGCCATGTTCGGTTTGCCGGTATCGACAGCGACAGTGACAACACAGAATCCGACCTGTCCGAATCTGATGATGGCAAGCAATTCTTTCCCGATATCTTTGTCGACCAGAACGCTCTTGATCCCCGGTTCCGCCGCGAGATTGAGAATGATGATGGCTCCGACACCGATGGCTCGTACTGGGACTTCAATGGCTCCACCCAAGACGTATTTGTCGAGACATCGGATGTCGAATTCGACAATGGAGGTCTCCACGGTACCCCAATGCCGACGCCAAGGGTCATCCCTCCACTGAATATTCTACCCACTCCGCTGACGGCATTTTCCACCGAGTCACCGGAGCTTGACGGTTATGAGA CTGATGGCGACACAACAGAAGAGGACATCCCAGAGCCGGTTGTGCGTAAGAAGCAGGTTCGGCGACCAGTGTCTGTGGAAACCTCGGACTCTGAGACACCAAGACCTAACCGCCACGTACGAGGAAAGCCTCGTCTTGCGCGCTTCGACTTGGACGGTGACAGCGATAAGCCGGTCGGCGTGATCAATCCAAAAACTGGCAAGATGATGATTTTCACGCGTCAAAAGGCTGATCGTCTTGAGTTGGCTCCAGAGTCGTATGATCTGAATTTTGCTCAGGATGATTTGTCGGCTTGCTCTCCCATGATGGCCAACTCGGCCTTGATCATGCTGGGTGTCATGGACGCTAATACTTTGGGTGACTATTTCGCTACACAGCCCTTTGGGCCCAGTgaggccttcttcccctgTTCCGATGCATTCACTGGAGAAGAGACAGATGAATCCGAGTACTACCCAGCCCTGGaagatgagggtgaggatgctCTCAGGATTGAGGATTTCATCGAGTTTAGGGAGGACAACGAATCGGACCAGGAAAacgaagacgaagacaaCGCCGGGGACTGGAGCAATGATCCCAATTCAAGCCCGACATGGCCCAAGACCTCGGCCAGCATGTCCACCACAAACACAGACTATTATGTCAAGGACGTCCACCCTTTGCTCACCCACTTCGAGATGAACTCCAACGCCGTGGGCGCTTTCCGTCGTAATCAGGTAAATCAGCAACTCATCAACAGTGAGGTCGCGACCCAGGAGTCACTCGCTTTCTCTGGACCTTACCACATTGGAACTCTCCGAGGCATCAAGTCCGGCAGTATGGAGACGGTAACAACCCCCATCACACCGGTGCGCAGGCAAAAGAGAAACAGCATGGTAGGCCTTGATGGACCTCTTGATTATTCCCCAGGATCTCCGCTCAACCATGTATcacagaagagaaaggccCCCGATACCGTCGCGGATGACAACCTCCACAAACGCCACCGGAGCATTTCGGACATGGAAATTTTGCAGTTGTAA
- the ERG6_2 gene encoding Delta(24)-sterol C-methyltransferase (COG:H; EggNog:ENOG503NTY3) has protein sequence MLSPVLLIDSQNRHMCPVHNSPSPGHCQHLLKKTLLVKMSSHLPPNYTPALLHRYLSHFNRDPSQLNVIDHDAVGYATVEERAARAKKYNEVASDYYDLVSPLYEQGWGQRFHYTPIFPGKSIADSMTAYEHEFARIARLKPGMKVLDLGCGIGGPVRTITKAIGCKIIGITNSAWHVERGTQLTKLAGLEGKVTLVQGNFVKLPFEDESFDAAYSVESLCYAPHPAEVYREIKRILKPGAPFTFHDFAMTKKFDENNTEHAKIRNWVEFGNGIVKMPWVPDMRRCVLTARFELLAEEDMADRSNGAPWYYGPAGDVPWAWRVPGWDDFFRVVKMSPLFLFIAKSIYRVLILFGFAPPETLTLMDTMWYCCRSVAISGKMGIFTPMYVFTCRKPITANKRSGSAEQKQEQEKVELKRA, from the exons ATGCTTTCGCCTGTGTTACTGATAGATTCACAAAACCGACACATGTGTCCTGTTCACAATTCTCCATCTCCTGGACACTGCCAACATTTACTCAAGAAAACACTGCTTGTGAAAATGTCTTCCCACCTACCTCCTAACTACACCCCTGCGCTTCTCCACCGGTACCTTTCCCATTTCAACCGTGACCCTTCCCAGCTAAATGTCATCGACCACGATGCCGTCGGCTACGCCACGGTGGAAGAACGGGCCGCCCGCGCAAAGAAATACAACGAAGTCGCTTCGGACTACTATGATCTTGTCTCGCCTCTCTACGAGCAAGGATGGGGCCAGCGATTCCATTacacccccatcttccctGGGAAGTCCATAGCCGACAGCATGACAGCTTATGAGCACGAGTTTGCCCGTATTGCCCGCCTCAAACCAGGGATGAAGGTGTTGGATCTTGGCTGCGGCATTGGCGGCCCTGtccgcaccatcaccaaagcAATCGGCTGCAAGATCATTGGGATCACAAACAGCGCCTGGCATGTTGAGCGAGGCACGCAGTTGACCAAGCTGGCCGGACTGGAAGGCAAGGTTACCCTCGTTCAGGGCAATTTCGTG AAACTCCCCTTTGAAGACGAATCCTTCGACGCCGCATACTCGGTAGAAAGTCTTTGTTACGCCCCCCACCCTGCAGAAGTGTACCGTGAGATCAAGCGCATCTTGAAGCCAGGAGCCCCGTTTACGTTTCACGACTTCGCCATGACCAAGAAGTTTGACGAGAACAACACTGAGCACGCAAAGATTCGGAACTGGGTCGAATTTGGAAACGGGATTGTGAAGATGCCGTGGGTGCCGGATATGAGGAGGTGTGTGCTCACTGCTA GATTCGAGTTACTGGCAGAAGAGGACATGGCTGACCGTAGCAATGGGGCTCCTTGGTACTATGGTCCGGCAGGAGATGTTCCTTGGGCATGGCGCGTTCCTGGGTGGGATGACTTCTTCAGGGTGGTCAAGATGTCTCCCCTTTTCCTATTCATCGCCAAAAGCATCTACCGAGTGTTGATTCTGTTCGGCTTTGCGCCACCCGAAACACTCACCCTGATGGACACCATGTGGTACTGCTGTCGTTCGGTGGCTATCAGCGGCAAGATGGGGATTTTCACCCCAATGTATGTGTTCACATGCCGTAAGCCAATCACGGCAAACAAGCGAAGTGGTTCTGCAGAGCAAAAGCAAGAGCAGGAGAAGGTTGAGCTCAAGAGGGCTTGA
- the UMP1 gene encoding 20S proteasome maturation factor (COG:O; BUSCO:EOG092654XA; EggNog:ENOG503P40C) → MQSLRIVPESNPSSSFTHQPSRAHVAPSAPGLHDTLRAGVGANPLTTPATQAISAHPLEARLKQWEATREQLKMETLRRTYGIAEPVRRGMELKITREGTWKPLCLGGNSTPSIHEEILTGRDGIIEWEDVFTGEENGANISVHEEIERKVKM, encoded by the exons ATG CAGTCTCTCCGCATCGTCCCAGagtccaacccctcctcctccttcacccaTCAGCCCTCCCGCGCCCATGTTGCTCCATCAGCACCTGGTCTTCACGACACACTTCGCGCTGGTGTCGgcgccaaccccctcacaacTCCCGCGACCCAAGCCATCTCCGCCCACCCTCTCGAGGCCCGCTTAAAACAGTGGGAGGCCACCCGCGAGCAGCTCAAGATGGAGACACTCCGTCGCACATATGGCATCGCCGAGCCAGTCCGCAGAGGCATGGAGCTCAAGATCACTCGTGAAGGAACATGGAAGCCCCTGTGCCTGGGCGGCAACAGCACACCTAGCATTCACGAAGAGATCTTGACTGGACGGGACGGCATTATTGAATGGGAGGATGTATTTactggggaggagaatggAGCGAACATCAGTGTGCACGAGGAGATCGAGCGCAAGGTGAAGATGTAA
- a CDS encoding uncharacterized protein (EggNog:ENOG503NWEM; COG:C; COG:H), with amino-acid sequence MCSQSDIPETNVDVLIIGAGPAGLMAAASFAHLTAIPSASPLSVRIIDKRSTKIFSGQADGLQCRSLEIFDSLGFADRAWKEANHMIEICMWNPDATGIIQRSDRIPDTIVGLSRFQQIVLQQGRIERFFLDNIQKYSGGAIKVERAILPTSLQIGEERVKVTVRKLTEEEATPPQATTGSKSDMTDGLFRSNLVGDDYEDKNITDAKGGEEEVINAKFVIGCDGARSWTRRALGPEFELQGEATDFIWGVMDIIPLTDFPDIRMRCAIHSANDGSLMVIPRENRLVRLYIQLKEVTPDASARADRSKITPELIFGAAQKILRPYKIDYEYCDWWTAYQIGQRISPSFSHPSNKVFLAGDAVHTHSPKAGQGMNVSMQDSFNLAWKVGLIAKGICHPRILDTYQSERRRVAQDLIEFDHKFSRLFSGRPAKDVMDAEGVSMAEFKDAFLKGNLFASGLSVDYGPSSLVVKSGDPGELGDRSVRSRNLEGVRRITVEEFEVKQSLAKGLPVGMRFNSFKVLNQACARPWHFQERLKADGRFRIVLFAGDILDQAQKQRVEVFCDKLSSSNGFMRRATPEGAKIDSVIEVLTIHSAKRTETELLRDFPDILHPFDPHTGWDYNKVFVDDESYHEGFGNAYKNYGVDKEKGCVVAVRPDQYVGWVGELEDFEQLQEYFEGIFLV; translated from the exons ATGTGCTCTCAGTCTGATATTCCGGAGACGAATGTCGACGT CCTCATCATTGGCGCCGGGCCTGCCGGGCTCATGGCTGCCGCATCTTTCGCTCACCTCACCGCCATCCCCTCTGCCTCTCCGCTTTCAGTTCGGATCATAGACAAGCGTTCCACAAAGATATTTTCGGGCCAGGCCGACGGTCTTCAATGCCGCTCTCTTGAAATCTTTGACTCTCTTGGCTTTGCCGACAGGGCATGGAAGGAAGCAAACCACATGATCGAAATCTGCATGTGGAATCCTGACGCGACAGGTATCATTCAACGGAGCGACAGAATCCCTGATACGATTGTGGGGCTGTCCAGATTCCAACAGATTGTGTTGCAACAGGGCAGGATTGAGAGGTTCTTTTTGGACAACATCCAGAAATACTCTGGGGGTGCCATTAAAGTCGAGAGGGCGATCCTGCCAACCAGTTTGcagattggggaggagagagttAAAGTGACGGTGAGAAAGCTaacagaagaggaagctacTCCGCCGCAAGCTACGACAGGCAGCAAGAGTGATATGACAGATGGGCTCTTTCGGAGTAACCTTGTGGGGGATGACTACGAGGACAAGAACATCACAGATGCaaagggcggggaggaagaagtgaTCAATGCAAAATTCGTCATTGGTTGTGACGGTGCTAGGAGCTGGACCAGACGGGCACTTGGTCCCGAGTTCGAGCTACAAGGCGAAGCAACCGACTTCATTTGGGGAGTTATGGATATCATCCCTCTCACTGACTTTC CCGACATTCGCATGCGCTGTGCTATCCACTCAGCCAACGATGGGAGTCTCATGGTCATCCCTCGCGAGAACCGGCTGGTGAGATTGTACATTCAGCTCAAGGAGGTCACGCCGGACGCATCCGCCAGGGCAGACAGGTCCAAGATCACACCGGAGCTCATCTTTGGCGCTGCGCAAAAGATTTTAAGGCCATATAAGATCGACTATGAATATTGCGACTGGTGGACCGCGTACCAG ATCGGACAACGTATCTCACCCTCCTTTTCGCACCCTTCCAATAAGGTATTCCTTGCGGGCGATGCAGTGCACACTCATTCCCCCAAAGCAGGACAAGGCATGAACGTTTCTATGCAGGACTCATTCAACTTGGCGTGGAAGGTTGGGCTCATAGCCAAGGGGATTTGTCATCCCAGAATTTTGGACACATATCAGTCCGAGCGACGCCGAGTTGCTCAGGACCTTATCGAGTTCGACCACAAGTTCAGTCGTTTGTTCAGCGGGCGCCCGGCGAAGGATGTTATGGACGCAGAAGGCGTGAGCATGGCTGAATTTAAGGACGCGTTCCTGAAAGGGAACCTGTTTGCCAGCGGATTGAGTGTTGACTATGGTCCAAGTTCTTTGGTCGTCAAGAGCGGTGACCCTGGCGAACTGGGCGATAGGAGCGTTAGAAGCCGGAATTTGGAAGGGGTGCGCAGAATTACCGTGGAAGAGTTCGAGGTGAAGCAGAGCCTGGCCAAAGGGCTGCCTGTGGGGATGAGGTTCAACAGTTTTAAAGTCCTTAACCAGGCGTGTGCTCGGCCATGGCATTTCCAAGAGAGGCTGAAGGCTGATGGACGGTTTCGCATTGTGTTGTTTGCCGGGGACATACTGGATCAAGCACAGAAGCAGCGAGTTGAGGTGTTCTGTGATAAGCTGAGCTCGTCCAACGGCTTTATGAGAAGGGCTACTCCGGAGGGGGCCAAGATTGATAGTGTGATCGAGGTGTTGACAATCCACTCAGCCAAAAGGACCGAGACAGAGCTCCTGCGAGATTTCCCCGACATCCTGCATCCCTTCGACCCACACACCGGATGGGACTACAACAAGGTTTTTGTCGATGACGAGAGTTACCATGAAGGGTTTGGCAATGCATACAAGAATTACGGAGTTGATAAGGAGAAAGGGTGCGTTGTGGCTGTCAGACCGGATCAATatgtgggttgggttggtgagtTGGAAGACTTTGAGCAGTTGCAGGAGTACTTTGAGGGCATTTTCCTCGTATAA